A single window of Micromonas commoda chromosome 6, complete sequence DNA harbors:
- a CDS encoding peptidase produces MAPDPKLVAMRAAMKAAGVDAFIVPSQDPHFSEYVPTCFERRMFISGFTGSAGTALVTHDEALLWTDGRYFLQAEQELGPEWTLMRGGQPGVPEPSKWLADKMAKGSKVGVDPAVHSLSEARALRSALEAAGSALVTLDVNPVDTVWDADRPAFPTAPLRVHKAEFSGKSVADKVDFIRAKLDENKSDVLVVSPLDEVAWLFNVRGGDLDYNPVTLGYGLVSKDEACLYVDLGKVTNEVRAHLDEAGVVVKPYDDCAGDMRAAAAAGKTLWIDADKVSVALVEAAEEAAAAAGPAEKKAKTENDDAKKTIKEGVSPIPLAKAVKNEAELAGMLEAHLRDGVAMASFWCWLDEQAAQGKEWDEYEIGEWVSKFRAEQPGFSEESFATIAGEGPHGAIIHYRASVESARKVGQNSLLLCDSGGQYDCGTTDVTRTHHLGTPTDHQKNAYTRVLQGHIGLTTAVFPQDTSGFVLDAFARRHLWEAGLDYRHGTGHGVGAALNVHEGPQSISPRFGNMTGLVPGMILSNEPGYYEDGGFGIRIENLLVVREAKTSHNFGDKKYLTFDYLTHIPIQKKLIDFSLMSGAEVAWLNQYHAVVWEKVSPRVTDEKVKAWLKEACAPVTVKTVVIG; encoded by the coding sequence ATGGCTCCCGATCCCAAGCTCGTCgccatgcgcgcggcgatgaaggccGCGGGTGTGGACGCGTTCATCGTCCCGTCCCAGGATCCCCACTTCAGCGAGTACGTCCCGACGTGCTTCGAGCGAAGGATGTTCATCAGCGGATTCACCGGCAGCGCAggcaccgcgctcgtcacccACGACGAGGCCCTGCTCTGGACCGACGGCCGGTACTTCCTCCAGGCTGAGCAGGAGCTCGGTCCGGAGTGGACGCTCATGCGAGGGGGGCAGCCCGGCGTCCCCGAGCCCTCCAAGTGGCTCGCCGACAAGATGGCCAAGGGATCCAAGGTtggcgtcgaccccgcggtGCACTCCCTCTCCGAGGCTCGAGCCCTCCGATCCGCCCTGGAGGCCGCCGGGAGCGCCCTGGTCACCCTCGACGTCAATCCAGTGGACACGGTGTGGGACGCGGATCGACCGGCCTTTCCCACCGCGCCGCTGAGGGTTCACAAGGCGGAGTTCAGCGGCAAGTCAGTCGCCGATAAGGTTGACTTCAtccgcgccaagctcgatGAGAACAAGAGCGACGTCCTGGTCGTCTCCCCGCTGGACGAGGTGGCGTGGCTCTTcaacgtccgcggcggtgacctcgATTACAACCCCGTGACCCTGGGCTACGGACTCGTGAGCAAGGACGAGGCCTGCCTCTACGTCGACCTCGGCAAGGTGACGAACGAAGTGAGGGcgcacctcgacgaggccggcgtcgtcgtcaagcCATACGACGATTGCGCCGGGGacatgcgcgccgccgccgccgcgggcaagaCGCTCTGGATCGACGCCGATAAGGTGAgcgtggcgctcgtggaggctgccgaggaggccgccgcggcggctggccCCGCGGAGAAAAAGGCAAAGACGgaaaacgacgacgcgaagaaaACCATCAAGGAGGGCGTCTCCCCGATCCCGTTAGCCAAGGCTGTGAAGAacgaggcggagctcgcgggcaTGCTCGAGGCGCACCTCCGGGACGGtgtcgcgatggcgtccttCTGGTGCTGGCTCGAcgagcaggcggcgcagggTAAGGAGTGGGACGAGTACGAGATCGGCGAGTGGGTCTCCAAGTTTCGCGCCGAGCAACCGGGGTTTAGCGAGGAAtccttcgcgacgatcgccggcgagggaccACACGGCGCCATCATCCACTACCGCGCCAGCGTGGAGAGCGCACGAAAGGTGGGACAAAATTCGCTCCTCCTGTGCGACAGCGGCGGCCAGTACGACTGCGGCACCACCGACGTGACCCGCACTCACCACCTCGGAACGCCCACCGACCACCAGAAAAACGCGTACACCCGCGTCTTACAGGGCCACATCGGACTCACCACGGCGGTTTTCCCCCAGGACACCAGCGGGTTCGTCCTCGATGCCTTCGCGCGTAGGCACCTGTGGGAAGCGGGGCTGGACTACAGGCACGGCACCggccacggcgtcggcgccgcgctcaacgTGCACGAGGGCCCGCAGAGCATCTCTCCGAGGTTCGGGAACATGACGGGCCTCGTGCCCGGGATGATCCTCTCGAACGAACCGGGTTACTACGAGGACGGCGGATTCGGGATCAGGATCGAGAACCTGCTCGTGGTGAGGGAGGCGAAGACCTCGCACAACTTTGGCGACAAGAAGTACCTCACGTTTGACTACCTGACGCACATACCGATCCAAAAGAAGCTGATTGACTTTTCTCTCATGTCGGGTGCTGAGGTGGCGTGGCTGAACCAGTACCACGCGGTCGTTTGGGAGAAGGTGTCGCCCAGGGTGACGGATGAGAAGGTGAAGGCGTGGCTCAAGGAAGCGTGCGCGCCCGTCACGGTGAAGACGGTCGTGATTGGATGA
- the MLH1 gene encoding DNA mismatch repair and recombination (Mlh1 is involved in DNA mismatch repair and may interact with Msh4 in meiotic recombination. MicpuN1:60612 is closest to Ostta4|29370 and Ost9901_3|51248 in the Ostreococcus genomes. MutL homolog 1 (Mlh1)): MEPKPIHRLADEVVNRVAAGEVIHRPASALKEILENSLDAGATSIVVTVKDGGNKLLQVTDNGCGIREADLPILCERHTTSKLSKFEDLSAMSTFGFRGEALASISFVANLTVTTMTRGATHALKASYCDGALDGGGARPCAGNPGTTITVENLFYNVPTRRKALKSPHEEFAKVLDVVQRYASSRTDVAFTCRKHGEARPSLHCAVTPHRIDRLRAIYGSQVARELTPMTLTGDADGDGDRAAEYSVDALVSTAGYHSRRTTFILFINDRLVECAPLRRACEAVYSAILPKAEKPFAYLSLRLPPHTLDVNVHPTKREVAFLRQDEVVERVQRALERRLVEANGSRTFAVGAVVGTEEAELRGYDVGNGGDGNISEISPELPDGETTELTSVRELWSEITANAHVALRRVLAGLTLVGCADERRGLWLLQHGTKLYMARVNRLARDLFYQRVVARFGRHPCRALAEPAPIAALVRMALDDEEVPEGVEKAKAEEAKEKIANAAAALVAEKAEMLREYFGVDVDQRARTLVGLPVLCEGHAPNLARLPEFCLSLAHEVNWEEEKPCFETCARSIASFYSGHDDEDVDEDAENVVPPGEAIRHVLFPAIARKLVPTRASASDGTVLQVACLEQLYRVFERC; encoded by the exons ATGGAGCCCAAGCCCATCCACCGTCTCGCCGATGAGGTCGTcaatcgcgtcgccgcgggcgaggtcATCCACcggcccgcgtccgcgctcaaggagatCCTCGAGAactcgctcgacgcgggcgcgacatCGATCGTGGTTACGGTGAAGGATGGCGGCAACAAGCTGCTGCAGGTGACGGACAACGGATGCGGGATACGCGAGGCGGACCTGCCCATCCTATGCGAGCGCCACACCACGTCCAAGCTGTCCAAGTTCGAGGATCTCAGCGCGATGTCCACCTTCGGGTTCaggggcgaggcgctcgcgtccatctctTTCGTCGCGAACCTCACCGTGACCACCATGACCAGGGGCGCCACgcacgcgctcaaggcgtcgtactgcgacggcgccctcgacggtggcggcgccaGGCCATGCGCGGGTAACCCCGGCACCACCATCACCGTCGAGAACCTCTTCTACAACGTCCCCACCCGACGCAAGGCGCTCAAGTCCCCACACGAGGAGTTTGCCAAGGTTCTCGACGTCGTGCAGCGatacgcgtcgtcgcgaacggACGTCGCCTTCACGTGCAGGAAAcacggcgaggcgaggccGTCGCTGCACTGCGCCGTGACCCCGCACCGGATCGACCGGCTGCGTGCGATATACGGCTCTCAGGTGGCCCGCGAGCTCACGCCGATGACGCTGA ctggcgacgcggacggcgacggcgaccgggCGGCTGAGTACAGCGTGGACGCCCTggtgtccaccgcgggctaCCACTCCCGCCGCACGACGTTCATACTTTTCATAAACGACAGGCTGGTGGAGTGCGCCCcgctgcgacgcgcgtgcgagGCTGTCTACTCGGCCATACTCCCAAAGGCGGAGAAACCGTTTGCGTACCTATCGCTGCGGCTCCCGCCGCACACGCTGGACGTCAACGTGCACCCGACGAAGAGGGAGGTGGCGTTCCTTCGGCAGGACGAGGTGGTGGAGCGCGTGCAacgcgcgctggagcgaaGGCTCGTGGAGGCGAACGGGAGCAGGACGTTCGCCgtcggagccgtcgtcgggaccgag gaggctgagctTCGAGGGTACGACGTCGGAAACGGCGGAGACGGAAATATCTCGGAAATTTCTCCGGAGCTTCCAGACGGGGAGACCACGGAGCTCACGTCCGTGCGCGAGCTCTGGTCGGAGATCACCGCgaacgcgcacgtcgccctcCGAAGGGTTCTCGCGGGTCTGACGCTCGTTGGAtgcgcggacgagcgccggGGGCTGTGGCTCCTGCAGCACGGCACGAAGCTGTACATGGCGCGCGTCAATCGGCTGGCGCGCGACCTCTTCtaccagcgcgtcgtcgcgaggttCGGGCGACACCCgtgccgcgccctcgccgagcccgcgcccatcgcggcgctcgtgcgaatggccctggacgacgaggaggttcCCGAAGGCGTGGAGAAGgcaaaggcggaggaggccaaggagaaaatcgcaaacgccgccgccgcgctcgtggcggaaaAGGCTGAGATGCTTCGCGAGTacttcggcgtcgacgtggaccaACGCGCGCGGACTCTCGTGGGCTTACCCGTGCTGTGCGAAGGTCACGCGCCGAACCTCGCGCGGCTCCCCGAGTTTTGCCTATCCCTGGCGCACGAGGTGAACtgggaggaggagaagccGTGCTTTGAGACGTGCGCCAGATCCATAGCGTCGTTCTACTCGggccacgacgacgaagacgtaGACGAAGACGCCGAAAACGTCGTGCCGCCGGGGGAGGct ATCCGGCACGTGCTCTTCCCGGCGATTGCCAGGAAGCTcgtgccgacgcgggcgagcgcgagcgacgggacGGTGCTGCAGGTGGCGTGCCTCGAGCAGCTGTACCGGGTGTTCGAGCGGTGCTGA
- a CDS encoding hypothetical protein (conserved uncharacterized protein cup B008, predicted): MTTTSASLLCSVSIATIRRGWRGASSSGRTPSAHETVPAAVHAPRIRAPPLRRTPRAPGAVAEPPGPTSPLTDTSSSNWRDNPFARYCDDAMAIPEVVEGLRVLEQTHPEIDGNVVLFAVWRATRGGDARPMSHAALRKATKISERWRWRVTDGLARVEASLRGPDLAESPQAANLAAAVAALGDEVDDVARAALFELAASEAWWSDGDDAGGGGDDAGDALAYESGKATVRGPTAVAAANLRMYLLEYLGARFIANEWRRVRGVLDGCLAVGGVDAHADIIGIVDARGGTVGDAPSSSSGMSDEAWRAVRGCVDLTMTKPRRDRPGEANRRYIDARRNLRDADRLWKATCEDYRRARRTVKHARHEVHKSRKAVRVEFR, translated from the coding sequence atgaccaCAACGAGCGCATCGTTGTTGTGTTCAGTAAGTATCGCGACGATccgtcgcgggtggcgaggagcgtcctcctccggccGCACCCCGAGCGCGCACGAGACCgttccggcggcggtgcatGCTCCGAGGattcgcgccccgccgctgcgaaggacgccgcgcgcccccggggccgtcgccgagcccccGGGTCCGACGTCCCCCTTGACAGacacgagctcctcgaactGGCGCGACAACCCCTTCGCGCGATactgcgacgacgccatggcCATCCCGGAGGTGGTCGAGGGCCTCCGCGTGCTCGAACAGACCCATCCCGAGATTGACGGAAACGTGGTGCTCTTCGCGGtgtggcgcgcgacgcggggcggggacgcgcgtccAATGTCTcacgccgcgctgcgcaaGGCGACCAAAATATCGGAgcgatggcgatggcgcgtcaccgacggtctcgcgcgcgtcgaggcgtccCTGCGCGGACCCGACCTCGCGGAGTCGCCCCAAGCCGCGAACCTCGCAGCCGCCGTAGCCGCGctgggcgacgaggtcgacgacgtggccagggcggcgctgTTCGAGCTGGCGGCCTCAGAGGCGTGGTGGTccgacggtgacgacgcgggcggtggcggcgacgacgcgggcgacgcgttggcgTACGAGTCGGGCAAGGCGACCGTGCGGGGCCCgacggccgtcgccgcggcgaatcTGCGAATGTACCTGCTGGAATACCTCGGAGCTCGGTTCATCGCGAACGAGTggcgacgcgtgcggggGGTGCTGGACGGGTGCCTCGCGGTggggggcgtcgacgcacaCGCCGACATCATCGGcatcgtggacgcgcggggcgggaccgtcggtgacgcgccaTCGTCATCGAGCGGCATGAGCGACGAGGCGTGGCGGGCGGTGCGAGGGTGCGTGGACCTTACGATGAccaagccgcggcgcgatcgtcccGGGGAGGCCAACAGGCGGTACATCGACGCGAGGCGTAACCTGCGAGATGCGGACAGGCTGTGGAAGGCGACGTGCGAGGACTACAGGCGGGCGAGACGGACGGTGAAGCACGCGCGTCACGAGGTGCACAAGAGCAGGAAAGCCGTCAGGGTGGAGTTCCGATGA